A single region of the Chitinophaga niabensis genome encodes:
- a CDS encoding LytR/AlgR family response regulator transcription factor, which yields MIKAVIIEDEAPAAKKLRSLLEKLAADITVLAVLDSIEESVKWFEAFPQPDLVFMDMQLADGLSVEIFRQTKVTAPVIFTTAYDQYMLTAFRNNGIEYLLKPLDEQELQQAIEKFRQFFRTPVNDGWEQKIGALLQQLQAPTHKERFLVKNGQQFYYVNTAEMACMYADGKLVYALDFYGKRHLLEGNLSALEQQLPPKDFYRVSRHLVVHVKSVRRIHPWFSGRLKLELEPVPAVDLEVSRDRVSGFKEWLGK from the coding sequence ATGATCAAAGCGGTCATCATAGAAGACGAAGCCCCTGCGGCAAAAAAGCTCCGTTCCCTGCTGGAAAAACTGGCGGCGGATATTACGGTACTCGCAGTGCTGGATAGCATCGAAGAAAGCGTAAAGTGGTTTGAGGCATTCCCGCAGCCGGACCTGGTATTCATGGATATGCAATTGGCCGATGGGCTGAGCGTGGAAATATTCCGGCAAACAAAAGTTACTGCTCCCGTGATCTTTACCACGGCATATGATCAATACATGTTAACGGCCTTCCGCAATAACGGGATCGAATATCTCCTGAAACCATTGGATGAACAGGAGCTGCAGCAGGCCATTGAAAAGTTCCGGCAGTTCTTCAGAACGCCTGTGAATGATGGCTGGGAACAAAAGATAGGCGCCTTGCTGCAACAGTTGCAGGCACCCACGCATAAAGAACGTTTTTTAGTGAAGAACGGCCAGCAGTTCTATTATGTGAATACAGCGGAAATGGCCTGCATGTATGCAGACGGTAAACTGGTGTATGCGCTGGACTTCTATGGCAAGCGGCATTTACTGGAAGGGAACCTCTCTGCTTTAGAGCAGCAATTGCCTCCGAAAGATTTTTACCGGGTGAGCCGCCACCTGGTGGTACATGTAAAAAGTGTACGGCGCATTCATCCCTGGTTCAGCGGAAGATTGAAACTGGAACTGGAACCTGTGCCTGCTGTAGACCTGGAAGTGAGCAGGGACCGGGTATCCGGGTTCAAGGAATGGCTGGGTAAATAA
- a CDS encoding sensor histidine kinase, whose amino-acid sequence MPKYQDVLGFNDRWLLILGIPLLGFLTPIIYLGIRLHRPPYYTWPIFFISTAITLVFWMGNRTILILLRRKYPLFEQSRKRITITGLVMLLFTLVAANCNGITPPFWETNGYAGAPDLHVLGVMNTIAVASIYEVIYYMQQLRLSVNQQEVLKNESLMAQIKALKSQVDPHFLFNNLNTLSTIVHEDPKQAEKFIQQLARLYRYILEMPETTLITLKEELDLLEAYVYLSQTRFGESLKVMVNIPASYHQKKIIPFALQILVENAIKHNIVSITKPLSVVIDVAENKLIISNNLQKKQSLIPSTGKGLKNIDERIRLLQDQELKYITTMDYFIVTLPLFAES is encoded by the coding sequence ATGCCGAAATACCAGGATGTGCTGGGCTTTAATGACAGATGGCTGCTGATACTGGGCATTCCCCTCCTTGGATTCCTGACCCCCATTATATACCTGGGGATCAGGCTTCACCGGCCGCCTTATTATACCTGGCCTATTTTTTTTATATCCACTGCTATCACATTGGTATTCTGGATGGGGAACAGGACCATCCTTATCCTGCTGCGCAGGAAGTATCCTTTGTTTGAGCAATCCCGGAAACGTATCACCATCACAGGTTTGGTGATGCTGCTGTTCACATTGGTAGCAGCTAATTGTAATGGCATCACACCGCCTTTCTGGGAAACAAACGGATACGCCGGTGCTCCTGACCTGCATGTATTGGGAGTGATGAACACGATTGCGGTAGCAAGTATTTATGAGGTGATCTATTATATGCAACAATTACGCTTATCTGTAAATCAGCAGGAAGTATTGAAGAACGAAAGCCTCATGGCGCAGATCAAAGCATTGAAGAGCCAGGTGGACCCTCACTTCCTGTTTAACAATCTCAACACCCTCAGTACCATTGTACACGAAGATCCCAAACAGGCAGAGAAGTTTATCCAGCAACTGGCAAGGCTGTACCGCTATATACTGGAAATGCCGGAAACCACGCTGATCACACTGAAAGAAGAACTGGATTTACTGGAGGCTTACGTTTATCTTTCGCAGACGCGTTTTGGTGAAAGCCTGAAAGTAATGGTGAACATCCCTGCATCCTATCATCAGAAAAAGATCATTCCTTTTGCTTTGCAGATCCTGGTGGAGAATGCCATCAAACACAATATTGTTTCCATCACCAAACCTTTATCTGTGGTAATAGATGTGGCGGAGAACAAACTGATCATCTCCAATAACCTGCAAAAGAAACAGTCGCTCATTCCTTCCACCGGAAAGGGTTTGAAGAATATAGATGAACGCATCCGCCTCTTGCAGGACCAGGAGTTGAAGTACATTACCACCATGGATTATTTTATTGTAACCTTGCCTTTATTTGCTGAATCATGA